A region from the Sandaracinus amylolyticus genome encodes:
- a CDS encoding MBL fold metallo-hydrolase, translated as MSDRDRRRGARANARAPHARARQRRLRLKLAILGSGTAIPHPRRGASGYALIAPSGEVLLIECGPGSTRRWPAFGITFERVRGIVVTHHHVDHCADLAPVMFGRNVPDPPVRTPLAMLGPVGHHALIDGLEGLYGSAVMDPLGMREVIELRDGDRRVVGPFTIDAREVLHVAGSLGLRVTCGGRVLAFSGDSGKCPELTALCRGAHVALLECSYPASRATTKHLNTRTAAETAVDAKLSRVVLTHFYPQCDDVDVAGEVRAAGYTGELVLAEDGLVLDV; from the coding sequence GTGTCGGACCGAGACCGTCGACGTGGTGCTCGCGCGAACGCACGAGCACCACACGCTCGTGCGCGTCAGCGGAGACTACGTCTGAAGCTCGCGATCCTCGGGTCCGGCACCGCGATCCCGCATCCGCGGCGCGGCGCGAGCGGCTACGCGCTGATCGCGCCGAGCGGCGAGGTGCTGCTGATCGAGTGCGGTCCGGGCAGCACGCGACGATGGCCCGCGTTCGGGATCACGTTCGAGCGCGTGCGCGGCATCGTGGTGACGCACCACCACGTCGATCACTGCGCGGATCTCGCGCCCGTGATGTTCGGTCGCAACGTGCCCGATCCGCCGGTGCGCACGCCGCTCGCGATGCTCGGCCCGGTCGGGCACCACGCGCTGATCGACGGGCTCGAAGGTCTCTACGGCAGCGCCGTGATGGATCCTCTCGGCATGCGCGAGGTGATCGAGCTGCGCGACGGGGATCGCCGCGTGGTCGGGCCGTTCACGATCGACGCGCGCGAGGTGCTCCACGTCGCCGGCTCGCTCGGGCTGCGCGTGACGTGCGGTGGGCGCGTGCTCGCGTTCAGCGGCGACAGCGGCAAGTGCCCCGAGCTGACGGCGCTGTGTCGCGGCGCCCACGTGGCTTTGCTCGAGTGCAGCTATCCCGCGTCGCGCGCGACGACGAAGCACCTCAACACGCGCACGGCCGCGGAGACCGCGGTGGACGCGAAGCTCTCGCGCGTGGTGCTCACGCACTTCTATCCGCAGTGCGACGACGTCGACGTCGCGGGCGAGGTGCGCGCCGCGGGCTACACGGGCGAGCTCGTGCTCGCCGAGGACGGCTTGGTCCTCGACGTGTAG
- a CDS encoding PrkA family serine protein kinase → MENGPKLDSSEVLERIGASIRDRFASQKRVLSFEEYLALFRQHPWRHSRDAARYLRDCFDHFGKETLSKPGGPQTRFKLFDLAFLKETDGRRRHDYLVGHEDIQQAFYRVLGNFVREGRINKLVMLHGPNGSAKTTFVHCMMKGLEAYSETDDGALYVFSWIFPRGRDGRTVGFGSNDDSMMRDGSFAHLPDAQIDLRMVSELRESPLLLLPRPERRRLVRDAYEAANIQEVPTALVMEGQLGAKNKQIFEALLTAYRGDLRRVLAHVRVERFYVSERYRQAAVTVGPQMAVDAQERQITMDRSLAALPASLASLSLYETHGELVDASGGLLEFSDLLKRPLDAWRYLLLAVEEGEIALAQSVLPLNAVFVSTSNDIHLKAFREHHEYRSFRGRLSLVRVPYLLDYKAEQGIYDAQIVPQVRTHVAPHATYVAALWATLTRLRRPQTESYENKKLGQLASSLTPIEKAEYYADLVIPNRFSNEESQILRANFAEVKHETDTWPNYEGSTGASPREIRVLLLDAAQDPAFKCLSPLAVLARIRELCEADDYDFLKETPEGGYHDHRGFVDVVRERWLDRVDDEFRRSTGLVEETQYLDLFDKYVTHVSNWVKRERVYNPVTGQYEEPDQKLMENVEGMLGVQRNNDSFRRDLISAVAAHALDHPGEKVSYPRLFPRYIQQVREATYGKRKKQLAEIARDVIATVNAETAHLDAERIARAKGTVERLEKQVGYAEPSIRDAIGELLRRRYEP, encoded by the coding sequence ATGGAGAACGGCCCCAAGCTGGACAGCTCGGAAGTCCTGGAGCGCATCGGCGCCTCGATTCGCGATCGCTTCGCGTCGCAGAAGCGCGTGCTCTCCTTCGAGGAGTACCTCGCGCTCTTCCGCCAGCACCCCTGGCGTCACAGCCGCGACGCGGCGCGTTACCTGCGCGACTGCTTCGATCACTTCGGCAAGGAGACGCTATCGAAGCCCGGTGGCCCGCAGACGCGGTTCAAGCTGTTCGATCTCGCGTTCCTGAAGGAGACCGACGGGCGCCGCCGCCACGACTACCTCGTCGGCCACGAGGACATCCAGCAGGCGTTCTATCGCGTGCTCGGCAACTTCGTGCGCGAGGGCCGCATCAACAAGCTCGTGATGCTGCACGGCCCGAACGGCAGCGCGAAGACGACCTTCGTGCACTGCATGATGAAGGGCCTCGAGGCGTACTCCGAGACCGACGACGGCGCGCTCTACGTCTTCTCGTGGATCTTCCCGCGCGGCCGCGACGGTCGCACCGTGGGCTTCGGCTCGAACGACGACTCGATGATGCGCGACGGATCGTTCGCGCACCTGCCCGACGCGCAGATCGATCTGCGCATGGTGAGCGAGCTGCGCGAGAGCCCGCTGCTGCTCCTGCCGCGCCCCGAGCGCCGTCGCCTGGTGCGCGACGCGTACGAAGCCGCGAACATCCAGGAGGTGCCGACCGCGCTCGTCATGGAGGGCCAGCTCGGCGCGAAGAACAAGCAGATCTTCGAGGCGCTCCTGACGGCGTATCGCGGTGACCTGCGCCGCGTGCTCGCGCACGTGCGCGTCGAGCGCTTCTACGTGTCGGAGCGCTATCGCCAGGCTGCCGTGACGGTCGGCCCGCAGATGGCCGTCGACGCGCAGGAGCGACAGATCACGATGGATCGCTCGCTCGCGGCGCTGCCCGCGTCGCTCGCGTCGCTCTCGCTGTACGAGACGCACGGCGAGCTCGTCGACGCGAGCGGTGGCCTGCTCGAGTTCAGCGATCTCCTGAAGCGTCCGCTCGACGCGTGGCGCTATTTGCTGCTCGCGGTGGAGGAGGGCGAGATCGCGCTCGCGCAGAGCGTGCTCCCGCTGAACGCGGTGTTCGTCTCGACGTCGAACGACATCCACCTCAAGGCGTTCCGCGAGCACCACGAGTACCGCTCGTTCCGCGGCCGGCTCTCGCTGGTGCGCGTCCCGTACCTCCTCGACTACAAGGCCGAGCAGGGCATCTACGACGCGCAGATCGTCCCGCAGGTGCGCACGCACGTCGCGCCGCACGCGACGTACGTCGCCGCGCTCTGGGCCACGCTCACGCGCCTCCGTCGCCCGCAGACCGAGAGCTACGAGAACAAGAAGCTCGGGCAGCTCGCGTCGTCGCTCACGCCGATCGAGAAGGCGGAGTACTACGCGGACCTCGTGATCCCGAACCGCTTCTCGAACGAAGAGTCGCAGATCCTCCGCGCGAACTTCGCCGAGGTGAAGCACGAGACCGACACCTGGCCGAACTACGAGGGCTCGACCGGCGCGTCGCCGCGCGAGATCCGCGTGCTGCTGCTCGACGCGGCGCAGGACCCGGCGTTCAAGTGCCTCTCGCCGCTCGCGGTGCTCGCGCGCATCCGCGAGCTCTGCGAGGCGGACGACTACGACTTCCTCAAGGAGACGCCGGAGGGCGGCTACCACGATCACCGCGGGTTCGTCGACGTCGTGCGCGAGCGCTGGCTCGATCGCGTCGACGACGAGTTCCGCAGGAGCACCGGCCTCGTGGAAGAGACGCAGTACCTCGATCTCTTCGACAAGTACGTCACGCACGTCTCGAACTGGGTGAAGCGCGAGCGCGTGTACAACCCGGTCACCGGGCAGTACGAGGAGCCCGATCAGAAGCTGATGGAGAACGTCGAGGGCATGCTCGGCGTGCAGCGGAACAACGACTCGTTCCGGCGCGATCTCATCAGCGCAGTGGCCGCGCACGCGCTCGATCATCCCGGCGAGAAGGTGAGCTATCCGCGCCTCTTCCCGCGCTACATCCAGCAGGTGCGCGAGGCGACGTACGGCAAGCGCAAGAAGCAGCTCGCCGAGATCGCGCGCGACGTGATCGCGACGGTGAACGCGGAGACGGCGCACCTCGACGCGGAGCGCATCGCGCGCGCGAAGGGCACCGTCGAGCGGCTCGAGAAGCAGGTCGGTTACGCCGAGCCGTCGATCCGCGACGCGATCGGCGAGCTGCTGCGGCGTCGCTACGAGCCGTAG
- the serA gene encoding phosphoglycerate dehydrogenase, with the protein MTDAGRILLLENIHPDARANLEAEGFEVELLKKALPEDELCERIKGVVAVGLRSKTTITPKVLAAADRLRAIGAFCIGTNQIALDEANRRGIPAFNAPFSNTRSVAEMMMCEIVMLARRFGDRNNEMHRGVWTKSAEGSREIRGKTLGIVGYGHIGRQVGVLAEAFGMNVLFFDVSARLPMGNNRAAQSLEELLEKSDFVTLHVPETPSTKDMIGQKQIALMKKGAYLINASRGTVVDIPALAEGIKTGHLGGAAIDVFPVEPEGNDGRFVSELQSLPNVVLTPHIGGSTAEAQVAIGHEVSNTLIRFLKYGATNGAVNFPNAELPKRDGVHRFTHVHRNVPGVLRDVNRIVSEASANVVGQVLATDANIGYLVMDVSEETARRVGEELCQRMAELPTTISATLLY; encoded by the coding sequence ATGACCGACGCCGGACGGATCCTGCTCCTCGAGAACATCCACCCCGACGCGCGCGCGAACCTCGAGGCCGAGGGCTTCGAGGTCGAGCTCCTCAAGAAGGCGCTGCCCGAGGACGAGCTCTGCGAGCGCATCAAGGGCGTCGTCGCGGTCGGCCTGCGCAGCAAGACGACGATCACGCCGAAGGTGCTCGCGGCCGCCGACAGGCTGCGCGCGATCGGCGCGTTCTGCATCGGCACGAACCAGATCGCGCTCGACGAGGCGAACCGTCGCGGCATCCCGGCGTTCAACGCGCCGTTCTCGAACACGCGCAGCGTCGCCGAGATGATGATGTGCGAGATCGTGATGCTCGCGCGTCGCTTCGGCGATCGGAACAACGAGATGCACCGCGGCGTGTGGACGAAGAGCGCCGAGGGCTCGCGCGAGATCCGCGGCAAGACGCTCGGCATCGTCGGCTACGGGCACATCGGTCGTCAGGTCGGCGTGCTCGCCGAGGCGTTCGGCATGAACGTGCTCTTCTTCGACGTGTCGGCGCGCCTGCCGATGGGCAACAACCGCGCGGCGCAGAGCCTCGAGGAGCTGCTCGAGAAGTCCGATTTCGTGACGCTGCACGTCCCCGAGACGCCGTCGACGAAGGACATGATCGGGCAGAAGCAGATCGCGCTGATGAAGAAGGGCGCGTACCTGATCAACGCGAGCCGCGGCACCGTCGTCGACATCCCGGCGCTCGCGGAGGGGATCAAGACCGGTCACCTCGGCGGCGCGGCGATCGACGTGTTCCCGGTCGAGCCCGAGGGCAACGACGGTCGCTTCGTGAGCGAGCTGCAGAGCCTGCCCAACGTCGTGCTCACGCCGCACATCGGTGGCTCGACGGCGGAGGCGCAGGTCGCGATCGGTCACGAGGTCTCGAACACGCTGATCCGCTTCCTCAAGTACGGCGCGACGAACGGCGCGGTGAACTTCCCGAACGCCGAGCTGCCGAAGCGCGACGGCGTGCACCGCTTCACGCACGTGCACCGCAACGTGCCGGGCGTGCTGCGCGACGTGAACCGCATCGTGTCGGAGGCGAGCGCGAACGTGGTCGGTCAGGTGCTCGCGACCGACGCGAACATCGGCTACCTCGTGATGGACGTGTCGGAGGAGACGGCGCGTCGCGTGGGCGAGGAGCTCTGCCAGCGCATGGCGGAGCTGCCGACGACGATCAGCGCGACGCTCCTGTACTGA
- a CDS encoding MFS transporter — translation MSDETKRGKALAWTSSAYFGEGLPFSFLHQLVTEYLTAIGAPPSVVGYTSWFHLSVTAKPLWSPLIDLFGTRRGWMIALQLVLAVGMVLMGAMVAGGGGALETPWLFWGALAVLAAVHATHDIACDGLFMVALDRREQALYSGTRIAAYRIAMYVGSGALVVLAGRAGWTAAFTTAGALMALTAAINAWLVPRVEDRDGPEHVQPSASGFGAAYRTFLAQPEAVRVIVFVLTYRLCDVLTFAMAPVLLRDLGIGTEARGVLRSIGLTASIGGSLLAGGLLARGGLERWLVPFTYAMAIPFYLLVAWLRPSFEWIVVVYTLEQLAGALAGTALPVFLMRRCKRAFSASHYAFFSAITALTATVAGGLSGHVVEALTAAFAAGAADAASARADALVAFFALCFVAALPAVLLVHLVPTAPIEREA, via the coding sequence GTGAGCGACGAGACGAAGCGCGGAAAGGCTCTCGCCTGGACCAGCTCCGCCTATTTCGGCGAGGGGCTGCCCTTCAGCTTCCTGCACCAGCTCGTCACCGAGTACCTCACCGCGATCGGCGCGCCACCATCCGTCGTCGGCTACACGTCGTGGTTCCACCTGTCGGTCACCGCGAAGCCGCTGTGGAGCCCGCTGATCGACCTCTTCGGGACGCGCCGCGGGTGGATGATCGCGCTGCAGCTCGTGCTCGCGGTCGGGATGGTCCTGATGGGCGCGATGGTCGCGGGCGGCGGCGGTGCGCTCGAGACGCCGTGGCTCTTCTGGGGCGCGCTCGCGGTGCTCGCGGCCGTGCACGCGACGCACGACATCGCGTGCGACGGGCTCTTCATGGTCGCGCTCGATCGGCGCGAGCAGGCGCTCTACTCGGGCACGCGCATCGCGGCGTATCGCATCGCGATGTACGTGGGCTCGGGCGCGCTCGTGGTGCTCGCGGGGCGCGCGGGATGGACCGCGGCGTTCACCACGGCGGGCGCGCTGATGGCGCTGACTGCAGCGATCAATGCGTGGCTCGTGCCGCGCGTCGAGGATCGCGACGGGCCCGAGCACGTGCAGCCGAGCGCGTCGGGGTTCGGCGCGGCGTACCGCACGTTCCTCGCGCAGCCCGAGGCCGTGCGCGTGATCGTGTTCGTGCTGACGTACCGGCTCTGCGACGTGCTCACGTTCGCGATGGCGCCGGTGCTGCTGCGCGACCTCGGGATCGGCACCGAAGCGCGCGGCGTGCTGCGCAGCATCGGGCTGACCGCGAGCATCGGAGGATCGCTCCTCGCCGGAGGACTGCTCGCGCGCGGTGGGCTCGAGCGCTGGCTCGTGCCGTTCACGTACGCGATGGCGATCCCGTTCTATCTGCTCGTCGCGTGGCTGCGTCCGTCGTTCGAGTGGATCGTCGTGGTGTACACGCTCGAGCAGCTCGCGGGCGCGCTCGCGGGGACGGCGCTGCCGGTCTTCCTGATGCGGCGATGCAAGCGCGCGTTCTCCGCGTCGCACTACGCGTTCTTCTCGGCGATCACGGCGCTCACCGCGACCGTCGCGGGCGGGCTCTCGGGGCACGTCGTCGAGGCGCTCACGGCGGCGTTCGCGGCAGGCGCAGCCGACGCCGCGAGCGCGCGCGCCGACGCGCTGGTCGC
- a CDS encoding PP2C family protein-serine/threonine phosphatase has protein sequence MRRVSSGLTDVGRRRVSNEDAFGLDDELGLYVVADGMGGHAAGEIASREAVDNVMAMVRRQRDVLTAVQQGDRSPETMRRVLRVMESAIQAATYMVFAIAENEPEQRGMGTTLSSLLVIGDVGITGQVGDSRVYQVRHGQVTRLTEDHTLVAWQVKQGIISAAEAERSPHKNVITRAVGSRDYVQVDTHVVDIQPGDSFLLCSDGLHGYLEDHEIPAIVDLGPAVATRHFIELANKRGGRDNITALVIEIL, from the coding sequence GTGCGAAGGGTCAGCTCCGGCCTCACCGACGTCGGTCGTAGGCGTGTCTCGAACGAAGACGCCTTCGGCCTCGACGACGAGCTCGGCCTCTACGTCGTCGCCGACGGGATGGGTGGTCACGCCGCGGGCGAGATCGCGAGCCGTGAGGCCGTCGACAACGTCATGGCGATGGTGCGCCGGCAGCGCGACGTGCTCACCGCCGTGCAGCAGGGCGATCGCAGCCCCGAGACGATGCGCCGCGTGCTCCGCGTCATGGAGAGCGCGATCCAGGCCGCGACGTACATGGTCTTCGCGATCGCGGAGAACGAGCCCGAGCAGCGCGGCATGGGCACGACGCTCTCGAGCCTGCTGGTGATCGGCGACGTCGGCATCACCGGGCAGGTCGGCGACAGCCGCGTCTACCAGGTGCGCCACGGCCAGGTCACGCGCCTCACCGAGGATCACACGCTCGTCGCGTGGCAGGTGAAGCAGGGGATCATCTCGGCGGCCGAGGCCGAGCGCTCGCCGCACAAGAACGTGATCACGCGCGCGGTGGGAAGCCGCGACTACGTGCAGGTCGACACGCACGTCGTCGACATCCAGCCGGGCGACTCGTTCCTGCTCTGCTCCGACGGGCTGCACGGCTACCTCGAGGACCACGAGATCCCGGCGATCGTCGACCTCGGTCCCGCGGTCGCGACGCGGCACTTCATCGAGCTCGCGAACAAGCGCGGCGGCCGCGACAACATCACCGCGCTCGTGATCGAGATCCTCTGA
- a CDS encoding neutral/alkaline non-lysosomal ceramidase N-terminal domain-containing protein has protein sequence MPHRSIARWALCLAFVSTLALGCGDDDDVVAPDAGPVDGGPPAPPPSTDHCTYVEMPATARAGGTVSAGTLSAGAAERPISIPLGVTLGAYTSRSANFGSDGYVDDREAELAGSFAPSVGIETWPHVRVVAITSGTYDEASPAGDETILIVKAELGVAYQGLTHELEARLGPAFSGKVLFAVSHSHSAFANYTGHSAMQVGFGAFRRTAYDAILADMEAAAREALANRRPARVGIAHQGGFDPEDRVNRDRRGENDDLAGGRHDDDDLFVIRVDETDGTPIAVIPVFGIHGTVLDADNPMISGDAPGAIERVLEGAFEDRVVVIHLQGAAGDVSPVGLEGATQCDLGATCTSDEQCEGLETCQDGHCRGPLCRDYARVESVGWNARAAIVAAWTSAGESMRESAELEMVSRSVPRGPGHERFTVRDGALSYAEFDLRREADGRIWEDPETRTRVISPIDEFNAPYGAALCSGDLVLSLAQMPGVADLDDTPYPSCLMLQEVDTIFESTLDVTLDEPPICDTTRTTVSAARIGDFVLVTLPGEPVTLLVDRLRELSSVDADHTIVVGYAQDHGGYMMTAEDWLRGGYEPTITFWGPLEGEAIMEEAARLIPLAMSTEREDATEGGTTRVQVPVMDDALEPDAAPLAGTVPSSVPPTLLTRRGRPVAAQPLEVARLESAYFVWIGADPLAGSPVVTIERETATDTWETVARPSGRAVGEGDVLLTWTPDPLSGDGARTHYWAAEWQAVGWLDDAAGTYPLAPRRGAPVGAYRFRVVGPGYEITSEPFRVSPATLGVVVSDTSIEVSASAPFGYRLLDLESGATRPAPLRGETIEVAFDGGAPTEITLDASGRGTLSPPASWTSLTVTDTHGNSGTATR, from the coding sequence GTGCCGCATAGGTCGATCGCACGCTGGGCCCTGTGTCTCGCCTTCGTCTCGACGCTCGCGCTCGGGTGCGGCGATGACGACGACGTCGTCGCTCCCGACGCGGGGCCCGTCGACGGCGGTCCACCCGCGCCGCCCCCGTCGACCGATCACTGCACGTACGTGGAGATGCCCGCGACGGCGCGCGCCGGCGGAACCGTGAGCGCGGGGACGCTCAGCGCGGGCGCGGCGGAGCGCCCCATCTCGATCCCGCTCGGCGTGACGCTCGGCGCGTACACCTCGCGCTCGGCGAACTTCGGCTCGGACGGCTACGTCGACGATCGCGAGGCGGAGCTCGCGGGCTCGTTCGCGCCCTCGGTCGGCATCGAGACCTGGCCGCACGTGCGCGTCGTCGCGATCACGAGCGGCACGTACGACGAGGCGAGCCCCGCGGGCGACGAGACGATCCTGATCGTGAAGGCCGAGCTCGGCGTCGCGTACCAGGGCCTCACCCACGAGCTCGAGGCGCGCCTCGGCCCCGCGTTCAGCGGCAAGGTGCTCTTCGCGGTCAGCCACTCGCACAGCGCGTTCGCGAACTACACCGGGCACTCGGCGATGCAGGTCGGCTTCGGCGCGTTCCGCCGCACCGCCTACGACGCGATCCTCGCCGACATGGAGGCCGCGGCGCGCGAAGCGCTCGCGAACCGCCGTCCGGCACGCGTCGGGATCGCGCACCAGGGCGGGTTCGATCCCGAGGATCGCGTCAACCGCGATCGTCGCGGCGAGAACGACGATCTCGCGGGCGGTCGCCACGACGACGACGACCTCTTCGTGATCCGCGTCGACGAGACCGACGGCACGCCGATCGCGGTCATCCCGGTGTTCGGCATCCACGGCACGGTGCTCGACGCCGACAACCCGATGATCAGCGGTGACGCGCCGGGCGCGATCGAGCGCGTGCTCGAGGGCGCGTTCGAGGATCGCGTCGTCGTGATCCACCTGCAGGGCGCGGCGGGCGACGTGTCGCCGGTCGGGCTCGAGGGCGCGACGCAGTGCGATCTCGGCGCGACGTGCACGAGCGACGAGCAGTGCGAGGGCCTCGAGACCTGCCAGGACGGGCACTGCCGCGGCCCGCTGTGCCGCGACTACGCGCGTGTCGAGAGCGTCGGATGGAACGCGCGCGCCGCGATCGTCGCCGCGTGGACGAGCGCCGGTGAGTCGATGCGCGAGAGCGCGGAGCTCGAGATGGTCTCGCGCTCGGTGCCGCGCGGCCCCGGCCACGAGCGCTTCACGGTGCGCGACGGCGCGCTCTCGTACGCGGAGTTCGATCTGCGCCGCGAGGCGGACGGGCGCATCTGGGAGGATCCCGAGACGCGCACGCGCGTGATCTCGCCGATCGACGAGTTCAACGCGCCCTACGGCGCCGCGCTCTGCAGCGGCGACCTCGTGCTCTCGCTCGCGCAGATGCCGGGCGTCGCGGACCTCGACGACACGCCGTACCCGAGCTGCCTGATGCTCCAGGAGGTCGACACGATCTTCGAGAGCACGCTCGACGTGACGCTCGACGAGCCGCCGATCTGCGACACCACGCGCACCACGGTGAGCGCGGCGCGCATCGGCGACTTCGTGCTCGTCACGTTGCCCGGCGAGCCGGTGACGCTGCTCGTCGATCGCCTGCGGGAGCTCTCGAGCGTCGACGCGGATCACACGATCGTCGTCGGCTACGCGCAGGATCACGGCGGCTACATGATGACCGCCGAGGACTGGCTGCGCGGCGGCTACGAGCCGACGATCACGTTCTGGGGCCCGCTCGAGGGCGAGGCGATCATGGAGGAGGCCGCGCGCCTCATCCCGCTCGCGATGTCGACCGAGCGCGAGGACGCGACCGAGGGCGGCACCACGCGCGTGCAGGTGCCGGTGATGGACGACGCGCTCGAGCCCGACGCCGCGCCGCTCGCGGGCACGGTGCCGAGCTCGGTGCCGCCGACGCTGCTCACGCGCCGCGGTCGTCCGGTCGCGGCGCAGCCGCTCGAGGTCGCGCGGCTCGAGTCCGCGTACTTCGTGTGGATCGGGGCCGACCCGCTCGCGGGATCACCCGTGGTCACGATCGAGCGCGAGACCGCGACGGACACCTGGGAGACGGTGGCGCGCCCCAGCGGCCGCGCGGTGGGCGAGGGCGACGTGCTGCTGACGTGGACTCCGGATCCGCTCTCGGGCGACGGCGCGCGCACGCACTACTGGGCCGCAGAGTGGCAGGCGGTGGGCTGGCTCGACGACGCCGCGGGCACGTACCCGCTCGCGCCTCGTCGCGGCGCGCCGGTGGGGGCGTATCGCTTCCGCGTGGTCGGGCCGGGCTACGAGATCACGAGCGAGCCGTTCCGCGTCTCGCCGGCGACGCTGGGCGTCGTCGTGAGCGACACGTCGATCGAGGTGAGCGCGAGCGCGCCGTTCGGGTATCGACTGCTCGACCTCGAGAGCGGCGCGACGCGCCCCGCGCCGCTCCGCGGCGAGACGATCGAGGTCGCGTTCGACGGCGGCGCGCCGACCGAGATCACGCTCGATGCGTCGGGCCGCGGCACGCTCTCGCCGCCTGCGAGCTGGACCTCGCTGACCGTGACCGACACCCACGGGAACAGCGGCACCGCGACGCGCTGA
- a CDS encoding AI-2E family transporter, whose translation MERPDPPSLLTGQSGPGSRSRRIAFFAVTGALVVGILWVFREVLAPFAIALIVAYVFAPLVERMQRVRIGGRKTPRWAAVLVLYLSLLGAMATTVVIGAPLVVSEIQKLSREMPRTVRTLRDEWLPQLDRTLRSATSSFGAVEEEAPPSPDEPDAVSAPEPNVPEPVRSIRVVPRDEGGYEIVLPDTGVEIRQEGEGHYVVGPAAATGEAARRDLSVQLTEALRGELAHGEQSVASALRTAQSFIAAVVGGIFRFFIMLMLSAYLLISADSILAFFRQLVRPDRRSMFDVLLSRIDRGLAGVVRGQLVICLVNGVLSGIGFYIAGLDYWPLLTLIATVLSIIPIFGAIISSIPAVVVGLQDGFGVALFVLAWIIGIHQVEANLLNPKILGDAAKVHPVLVVFALLAGEHFFGITGALLAVPVLSIGQSLFLHFREVALGVPASESRPGIDRPPASAADATVIAPPPETSSPGARTR comes from the coding sequence GTGGAGAGACCTGACCCGCCGTCGCTCCTGACGGGCCAGAGCGGGCCCGGCTCGCGCAGCCGGCGCATCGCATTCTTCGCGGTGACGGGTGCCCTCGTCGTGGGGATCCTCTGGGTCTTCCGCGAGGTGCTCGCGCCGTTCGCGATCGCGCTGATCGTGGCGTACGTCTTCGCGCCGCTCGTGGAGCGCATGCAGCGCGTGCGCATCGGTGGGCGGAAGACGCCGCGCTGGGCCGCGGTGCTCGTGCTCTATCTCTCGCTGCTCGGTGCGATGGCGACGACCGTGGTGATCGGCGCGCCGCTCGTGGTCTCCGAGATCCAGAAGCTCTCGCGCGAGATGCCGCGCACCGTGCGCACGCTGCGCGACGAGTGGCTGCCTCAGCTCGACCGCACGCTGCGCTCGGCGACGAGCTCGTTCGGCGCCGTCGAAGAAGAAGCACCTCCGAGCCCCGACGAGCCCGACGCGGTCAGCGCCCCCGAGCCCAACGTGCCCGAGCCGGTGCGCAGCATCCGCGTCGTGCCGCGCGACGAGGGCGGCTACGAGATCGTGCTGCCCGACACCGGCGTCGAGATCCGCCAAGAGGGCGAGGGGCACTACGTGGTCGGGCCTGCGGCCGCGACGGGCGAGGCCGCGCGCCGCGACCTCTCGGTGCAGCTCACCGAGGCGCTCCGCGGCGAGCTCGCGCACGGCGAGCAGAGCGTCGCGTCGGCGCTGCGCACCGCGCAGTCGTTCATCGCGGCGGTGGTCGGCGGCATCTTCCGCTTCTTCATCATGCTGATGCTCTCGGCGTACCTGCTGATCAGCGCCGACAGCATCCTCGCGTTCTTCCGCCAGCTGGTGCGCCCCGATCGCCGCTCGATGTTCGACGTGCTGCTGAGCCGCATCGATCGCGGGCTCGCGGGCGTGGTGCGCGGGCAGCTCGTCATCTGCCTCGTCAACGGCGTGCTCTCGGGCATCGGCTTCTACATCGCGGGCCTCGACTACTGGCCGCTGCTCACGCTGATCGCGACGGTGCTCTCGATCATCCCGATCTTCGGCGCGATCATCAGCTCGATCCCCGCGGTCGTGGTCGGGCTGCAGGACGGGTTCGGCGTCGCGCTCTTCGTGCTGGCGTGGATCATCGGCATCCACCAGGTCGAGGCGAACCTCCTCAACCCGAAGATCCTCGGCGACGCCGCGAAGGTGCACCCGGTGCTCGTCGTGTTCGCGCTGCTCGCGGGTGAGCACTTCTTCGGCATCACGGGCGCGCTGCTCGCCGTCCCGGTGCTCTCGATCGGGCAGAGCCTGTTCCTCCACTTCCGCGAGGTCGCGCTCGGTGTGCCCGCGAGCGAGAGCCGGCCCGGCATCGATCGCCCGCCGGCGAGCGCCGCGGACGCGACGGTGATCGCTCCGCCGCCGGAGACGTCCTCTCCGGGCGCGCGCACGCGCTGA